The Meiothermus sp. genome segment CGCCGAGGTAGTACTCAGGAAGATCACCGCATAGAGCATGGCTAAAGCCGATAGCGGCCACAGCACCACACCGGCCAGCGCATGGGCCCGCAGCAGCTCCATAAAAGCAGCAGGAGGCGTGAGCTGGCCCACCCCGGCAAAGCTACCCTCACCCAGGCCCGTGCCACCGAAGAAGCTACCCAGGCCAAAGGGCAGGCCAGCCAGGAGTGAGCCCGCCAGACTTACCAGCAGCAGAATGAAGGGGTACGCCAGCACCACGACGATTTTGGCCCCCAACAAGCGGCTGCGGGGGCTGGGGCGCAGCAGCACCGACTTGAGGGTGCCCATCGAGACTTCCGAACCCAGGACTTCCGCCGCCGCCATGGCCGTCAGGAAGGGGAACAGGAAGTCCATGCCGGTCAGGAGCGAAAGCGCCGGCACCTGCCAGCCCGAGACCAGCTCGAGGCCATACTGTGCCCGGAGCCCCGGCGCGAAAGCCCACAAGATGGGCAGCACCAAAGCCGCCAGCAGCCCAATCTGCACCGAGCGCAGCCGCACCAGCTTGCCAAATTCCCAGATCAGTACCCGCAGCATCGGTTGCTCCTTCTCGCAATGGATGGTTGAATCAAAGACAACAGGTTAGCTCTCGAGGGAGAAGGGGCAGGAAAACCCATCTGTCCCACCCTGAACCCTGGGCCCTCCCCCCTGACCCCTGCTATATGGCTAGGCATTTTTCACCCGTTCCCGGTAGTAGTCGTAGAGGTCGAAGTAGTCGGGCTCCAGAAACTGCACCTGGTAGTTCTCGCGCACCAGCGCCGCCAAAGCCACATTGGGCGACCCTTCAAAAATGACATTTACATCGCGCAGGCTCACGTTTTGCACCCCCGGTACAGTCTTGAGGAAGGCGGCCGCCCTGGGCGGGTCGTCCACCCGCAAGCGGTAGGTTTCGCCCCTGGCGCCCAGCTTGACCTCTTCCAAGAGCCGCCCTCCGCCCAGAATGCCCACCTTGTCGGAATAAGCCGATACCTCGCGCAGGTGGTGGGTGGACAACAGCACCGCCACCCCTTTCCAGGCCAGCTCGGACAGAATTTCGTGGACTTTGCTGATGCCCTGCGGATCGAGGCCGCTGGTGGGCTCATCCAGGATAAGGATTTGCGGCTCGTGCAGAATGGCCGAGGCCAACCCCAGGCGCTGGCGCTGGCCGAGCGAGTAGGTACGCACCGGCTGGTCGGCCACCGAGAGCAACTCGAGCCGCGCCAACACCTCGCGGATGCGGCTCTCCACGTTGGACATACCCGTCAGGAAGGCGACCATCTCCAGGTTCTGTCGCCCGGTCATGTGGGGGTAAAAGGCCGCCGGAGCCTCCACCACCGCCCCCAGCGCCCGCCGGGCCACATAGCCACCGTTGTAGATATCCTGCCCCAGCATCCGCACCACGCCCGAGGTGGGGAAGGCCAGACCGGTGAGCAGGCGAATCAGGGTGGTCTTGCCGGAGCCGTTGGGCCCGGCCAGGGCATAGACTTCGCCCGGCTGCACGGCAAAGGTGATGTTCTCCAGCACGGGTTTGCGCCCGTACTTTTTGCCCAGTTGCTGGGCCTCGAGGGCCGCACCCGGGGTGCTGGTT includes the following:
- a CDS encoding ABC transporter permease — translated: MLRVLIWEFGKLVRLRSVQIGLLAALVLPILWAFAPGLRAQYGLELVSGWQVPALSLLTGMDFLFPFLTAMAAAEVLGSEVSMGTLKSVLLRPSPRSRLLGAKIVVVLAYPFILLLVSLAGSLLAGLPFGLGSFFGGTGLGEGSFAGVGQLTPPAAFMELLRAHALAGVVLWPLSALAMLYAVIFLSTTSAALAAVSTLLLMRLLIAFPAIQPFLLTSYLDLYIRPAAVGLGLPLLIIYTVGFAFLALLIFERKDI
- a CDS encoding ABC transporter ATP-binding protein, which codes for MSEAVATSTPGAALEAQQLGKKYGRKPVLENITFAVQPGEVYALAGPNGSGKTTLIRLLTGLAFPTSGVVRMLGQDIYNGGYVARRALGAVVEAPAAFYPHMTGRQNLEMVAFLTGMSNVESRIREVLARLELLSVADQPVRTYSLGQRQRLGLASAILHEPQILILDEPTSGLDPQGISKVHEILSELAWKGVAVLLSTHHLREVSAYSDKVGILGGGRLLEEVKLGARGETYRLRVDDPPRAAAFLKTVPGVQNVSLRDVNVIFEGSPNVALAALVRENYQVQFLEPDYFDLYDYYRERVKNA